A single window of Streptomyces xanthii DNA harbors:
- a CDS encoding WXG100 family type VII secretion target — MAASGDGYQVRHAGMKSQAKELDHAGDDAGAIRQLLAGTPCYSQDALGGDDMGPAFSAYSSAWTAESRTIEDALHELADKVRGAKGAYGGADGLVRTQAQKVQVGTNPTPGAPPIGTNPVHGTNPVRDTAPVTTGPAYAERPSALTDY, encoded by the coding sequence ATGGCCGCCTCGGGCGACGGCTACCAGGTCCGGCATGCCGGCATGAAGAGCCAGGCGAAGGAGCTCGACCACGCCGGCGACGACGCCGGAGCCATCCGGCAGCTCCTCGCCGGAACCCCCTGCTACAGCCAGGACGCGCTGGGCGGCGACGACATGGGCCCCGCCTTCAGCGCCTACTCCAGCGCCTGGACCGCCGAGTCCCGGACCATCGAGGACGCCCTCCACGAACTCGCCGACAAGGTCCGCGGAGCCAAGGGCGCCTACGGCGGCGCCGACGGCCTCGTCCGCACCCAGGCCCAGAAGGTCCAGGTCGGCACGAATCCCACCCCCGGCGCCCCGCCCATCGGCACCAACCCGGTCCACGGCACCAACCCCGTACGGGACACGGCCCCCGTCACCACCGGCCCCGCCTACGCCGAGCGGCCCTCGGCCCTCACCGACTACTGA